In Colias croceus chromosome 19, ilColCroc2.1, the following are encoded in one genomic region:
- the LOC123700375 gene encoding membrane-bound alkaline phosphatase-like — protein sequence MFIGDGMSVPTLAAARTLLGQRNDRPGEEAKLSFEKFPTAGLSKTYCVDQQIADSACSATAYLCGVKANEGTIGVTAAVERRDCAASLRPDARLDSIAAWALADGRDAGIVTTTRVTHASPAGVFAKIANRDWENDDSVRRAGHDPARCPDIAQQLVHEKPGNQFKVILGGGRREFLSQGTLDEEGGAGLRTDGRNLIEEWQQDKRARNASQRYVWNRSQLLAAQADPPDYLLGLFEPSHMQYHLEADPATEPTLAEMTETAIRLLSRNERGFFLFVEGGRIDHAHHDNYAELALDETIELSEAVARAATLLPERDSLLVVTADHAHVMAFNGYTGRGSDILGVSDSRDRDQVPYMTLSYTNGPGHRAQPDGRRADVTAEPDFRALHWRSHVEVPLSSETHGGDDVAVFARGPQHALFSGVYEQSQLPHLMGYAACLGPGARACPASAAPPAAAPLLLLLALLNLAHRL from the exons ATGTTCATTGGAGACGGCATGTCCGTGCCCACGCTGGCCGCTGCGCGCACGCTGCTGGGCCAACGCAACGACAGGCCCGGCGAGGAGGCCAAGCTGTCCTTCGAGAAGTTCCCCACCGCTGGCCTCAGTAAG ACGTATTGCGTAGACCAGCAAATCGCTGATTCGGCCTGCTCGGCCACGGCGTACCTGTGCGGCGTGAAGGCGAACGAAGGCACGATCGGCGTGACGGCGGCCGTGGAGCGCCGCGACTGCGCCGCCTCGCTGCGTCCTGACGCGCGCCTCGACTCAATCGCCGCCTGGGCGCTGGCCGACGGCCGGGACGCTG GTATCGTTACGACTACGCGAGTGACTCACGCGTCTCCCGCTGGCGTGTTCGCTAAAATCGCAAATCGCGATTGGGAAAACGACGATTCAGTCCGCAGAGCCGGTCACGACCCTGCTAGATGTCCCGACATTGCTCAGCAGCTGGTGCACGAGAAACCTGGAAATCAGTTTAAG GTTATATTAGGCGGCGGAAGACGAGAGTTCTTATCGCAGGGCACGCTCGACGAGGAAGGAGGCGCAGGGCTGCGCACGGATGGGCGCAACCTCATCGAGGAGTGGCAGCAGGACAAGCGCGCCCGCAACGCCAGCCAGCGCTACGTGTGGAACCGCTCACAGCTGCTGGCCGCGCAGGCCGACCCGCCCGACTACCTGCTGGGCCTGTTCGAGCCCAGCCACATGCAGTACCATCTGGAGGCCGACCCTGCCACCGAGCCGACGCTCGCCGAGATGACCGAGACGGCCATTCGTCTGCTGAGCCGCAACGAGAGGGGCTTCTTCCTGTTCGTGGAGGGCGGGCGCATCGACCACGCTCACCACGACAACTACGCGGAGTTGGCGCTCGACGAGACCATCGAGCTGAGCGAGGCCGTGGCGCGCGCCGCCACGCTGCTGCCCGAGCGTGACTCGCTGCTCGTCGTCACCGCCGACCACGCGCACGTCATGGCCTTCAACGG GTACACGGGCCGCGGGTCGGACATCCTGGGCGTGTCGGACAGCCGGGACCGCGACCAGGTGCCGTACATGACGCTGTCGTACACCAACGGGCCGGGCCACCGCGCGCAGCCCGACGGCCGCCGCGCTGACGTCACCGCCGAGCCCGACTTCC GCGCGCTGCACTGGCGCTCGCACGTGGAGGTGCCGCTGAGCTCGGAGACGCACGGCGGCGACGACGTGGCCGTGTTCGCGCGCGGGCCGCAACACGCGCTGTTCTCGGGCGTGTATGAGCAGAGCCAGCTGCCGCACCTCATGGGCTACGCGGCGTGCCTGGGCCCCGGCGCGCGCGCCTGCCCCGCATCcgccgcgccgcccgccgccgCCCCGCTGCTACTGCTGCTCGCCCTGCTCAACCTCGCTCACCGCCTCTAG
- the LOC123700151 gene encoding NADH dehydrogenase [ubiquinone] 1 beta subcomplex subunit 9 → MSVLPLGIKTQTQKLCSLYKRTLRNLEAYYDRRHVYRFQAVLCRERFDQILALKDQQEFNRRLQEEEDALFAIIHPIPKKFPNSVGGVAHNRVVTPPDWVLDYWHPLEKAQYPEYFRRREERKKEFVALWEKEFGKQDAQDKHH, encoded by the exons ATGTCGGTTCTACCTTTAGGAattaaaacacaaacacaGAAACTATGTAGCCTTTATAAAAGAACACTGCGCAATTTAGAAGCCTATTATGATAGACG GCATGTATACCGTTTCCAAGCGGTGCTGTGTCGCGAGAGGTTCGACCAGATCCTGGCACTGAAGGACCAGCAAGAGTTCAATCGACGCCTGCAAGAGGAGGAGGATGCTCTCTTTGCTATCATACATCCCATTCCTAAGAAGT TCCCGAACAGCGTGGGCGGTGTGGCGCACAACCGAGTGGTGACGCCGCCCGACTGGGTGCTGGACTACTGGCACCCGCTCGAGAAGGCGCAGTACCCCGAGTACTTCCGCCGCCGCGAGGAGCGCAAGAAGGAGTTCGTCGCGCTCTGGGAGAAGGAGTTCGGCAAGCAGGACGCGCAGGACAAGCACCACTGA